In the Triticum aestivum cultivar Chinese Spring chromosome 2B, IWGSC CS RefSeq v2.1, whole genome shotgun sequence genome, GCCAGAGCTGCTTCCCATGGACCGCATCTGTGAGTAGAGTACCTAGTGGTGTGGAGTGTCTGTTCTGGTTTGGGACATTGTGCTTGTGCAGAAAGACTTTAGTGGCCTCTGTGCGTCTATGGCGTGGCTGCGACGAATCGGTCGATCTGTACTGTCTCCTAGGGTCAAATAAACTTTCAGAAGCGTGTAGCGCCAAGTCGACTGCACAAATTCCTCTTGTCGCGCTCGTGGATTATCTCATCACCATGTTCCTTCAGCTAATCTCTTGAAAGAAAAACCATGGGTATTATCTGCCATCAAACCCCGGAACAACAACACATGCATGTGTGACATTTTTTTTCAGAGCAAGCACTGGTACATGTGCTGGATGAAGAGGCGGCAGCACGTGGCGTGCGGTTAAAAAAGAGAGGAATGATGTGCGCTTTACCTCCTCGCTAAGCTACTAGAGTTCCGATAAAGTAGAGATCTATCTGTAATCAGTGGGTGAGGGTAATTCCGTCGGAGTATGAGACAGTGGATGTCATGCATGTTGAGGACGATGTGTCGATGTCAGTCTGTCACTGTGTGGGCTTTTTCACTATTCTGACCCTTTCAACAAACTTTATCACAAAATGAACTCGacgtgaaagtatttcacgatctgacccttttagcaAAGCCACAGCCCGCGGCGTTTCTGCCCAACATAGAAACGCCGAGGTAGCTAGCGTTTCTGACCAAGAAGAAACGCCGAGGTAGCTAGCGTTGCGGACAAGGTAAGAAACGCCAAAGGCGCTGGCGTTGCTGCCCATCATTGAAACGCCAAGAGACCATGGCGTTGCTGCCCTTTTCCATGTGCATGTGAAATGTGGATGAACAGCCTAACTAATAAGGCTAATTAATTATGACCAAAGAGGGTAGAAACGCCATGGTCCCTTGGCGTTTCAATGATGGGCAGCAACGCCAGCGCCTTTGGCGTTTCTTACCTGGTCCGCAACGCTAGCTGCCTCGGCGTTTCTCCTTGGTCAGAAACGCTAGCTACCTCGGCGTTTCTATATTGGGCAGAAACGCCGCGGGCTGtggcgttgctaaaagggtcagatcgtgaaatactttcacaTCGAGTTCATTTTGTGACAAAGTTCGTTGAAAGGGTCAGAATAGTGATTTTGTCCTCACTGTGTGGTGTGTACCACAACTGACAAAAGTCCTCTCCAATAATGTATCCTCTTTTGGCTTTCTAGTTGGCCCTTTTTACTTTGGATGGTACTAGGGTAATCTGCAGGCTGCACCACTGAGCTGAATCCAACATGTGGCTGGTCTGGTCTGGAGATCTGGTCACATGATGCACTGGGCCAGCAAGAGGGTTGCAGTTTTGTTCATTCCAAGGTGGTTAGGTTCAGTGGGAATCTGCCTACTGATTCAGATGCACCTCCCCAAAGAAAAATACTGATTCAGATGCACCTGTACCAACACCGAGATCGATAATATGATCCACCTATCCAcccacgtactccctccgtccgaaaatagttgtcatcaaaatggataaaaaaggatgtatctaaaactaaaatacatctagatacatccccttttatttattttgatgacaagtatttccggacggagggagtagctaacaAGATAGCAGTAGCAGCTACTTGCATAATCAGGGAAAGTTCAGTATAATAACCAAATCATCTGGCTTTGTATCTGCACTTTTGTGGTGATGAAGCAGAGATCACATCGTTTCCCCGCCTTTATTAGTTCAACCCAGAGAAAATTCTCATCTCACATGTAGTAAGATGTAACAAGGGAGCAAAGAAGATCAAGCACCTGTCAGACAGTCACACACACAACTGTATTAACGGACAAGTGTGCGAACAGTTACACTGAACCATCATTTTTCCAACCCCAAAATAAGAACACACGCATATACTAATCGACAACAATTAAGCTTAGCCAGTAGCCAAGTCACACGCCCTACTCTCCTCTAGCGGGAAGGGGCACACACATCAGATCAGATCAGATGAGATTCagagtcacacacacacacacacacacacaccggaaCCAAGCGAACAGCACTCGGATAAGATTCAGAGACGGCAAAACAGCTATTTTTCGATGACTATGTCAGGGAGAGCGGTGACAGCAGAGCCGAGCGAATCGTCGTCGGAGGCGTCCACCATCTTGTGGAGCTCGTCCGAGTTGGCGCCGACGATCTTCTTCACCACCTCCTTGCCCTTGATGAGGAAGAAGGTGGGCATGGCCTTCACCCCCAACTTGGAAGACACGCCCTGCAAATATATATGTACAAAACATATCATTACGTCTCCGCTTAACTAGGCCACATGTTGAGAACAGATTACAAACTTGGGTAATTCTTGTTTATTGAGAAACGAGCATGCCATAATCTTTGAGATATTTGACAAGACGTCGAGTCAATTTATCATTTGATTGAGTAGGTAGCCCCTCTCTGTTCAGTCTGAAGAAAGTTGAGTCTAAATCTTGTTGTCGAAGAATGATGTGATGCTTTGAAGCGTATAAACAATAACAAGCCATGTGGCGAGAATAATTAGGGGAGTGAATGATTGGTTACCGGGACATCATCGACGTCGACGAAGAGGAAGAGCATGTCGGGGTGGGTCTGGGCGAGCTCCTCGAACTTGTAGTTCATGGACAGGGACGTGACGCACCACGATGCCCCAAAGTGAGCAGCGACCTGCACAACATGTAGGGATAATCAATGTAACCAAAGTCACCCTTGAAGTCGACATGAAAAAACAGCACTCTGAAACACAGTAAGTAATCATCAGGCACATGCCATGCATTTTCTCATCAATTAACAGTGCTACTTTGTTTTCTGTATATCTGTAAAAGACAAGCAGGTAGCAGAAGAAGAGGATGGAACACGCCATGAATTGCGTTTACAGGAAAAAGTTACTCCTAGTTGCTTAATAAGGGGGGCTCAAACACGCGAAGGCGGTTAATTACGGCACAAGATCTCCGACTATAAATGTGGGATTTTGAGGACCCACGGCATGAAAAGGCGGAGAATCCGGCCTTGGAGAATCGAACAGAGAATCAACACGAAATTGTGGCAGGAGAAGAGGGGAgctgggggaagaagaagaagaggggggagggagggaaagaAAGAGGACGCACAGTGCGGCCTTCGTTGGCGGCCTGGGTGGTGAAGAGCTCCCAGGCGGCCTCCTTGTCCACCTTGACCACCCTGCAGCTGCCCACCTCCCGCGGCCGCTGGATCTCCacgtccatgccgccgcctcccTAGTctatctcctcttcctcctccggcaacaagaagaacaacaagaagaaggaaaTCACAGCCTGTCTGTCCCGAGAGAGAAAAGGCAAGGAGGCAAAGGAAGGAAGTGGCAATCCACTACGCGCTGGTGATGCGCTCACATCAGATAAGCCGCACCGCGCACAGGATTATATTCTGCAGGTGCGCGCCGGGTCAGGCCCGGTCCCGCCTCGCTTTGTCCGGTTCCGGTATTTATTTGTTTtactacttctactactactaTACTAGACCAATGACCTAGTTGCagcgagtatttaaccaaaaactaccacatttcatgaAAACGTGTCCAGAAACTACCACTTTACAAGTTTTTGCCAAAAACTATCACTTTTTTACTAACCCGTGGCAAGAAACTATCACTTTCGGAAAATGACCGGTTTACAAGATTTAAACACgtttatgacaagtggggcccatcCATCAGGGCTGACGAGCTTCCTCCTCTCTCTGGCATTTTAACAAACACTTTCAGTGCATGGGAGGGAAGCAGGTGAGCTTCACCCTCGCACCAGTCGGCGGCCTAGGACATCGGCGAGGAGTGGCTGCTGGCCATGACGGTGTGGTAGCGACCTTCCAGTGATGCCGCTGCCTCGGTTCCTGCTGGGCGAGTCCATGGGCGCCGCGGTGGTGTGCTCCTGCACTGGGCGCGGCGGTCTTCGCCGACGCCTTCGCGGCGAGCACCTCCCGCGACACGGCCTCCAGCCGCGCCTCCATAGCCTGGACCGCGACCCTGGCCACTCGCGCGTCTTCCCTGCCCGCGGCGACTTCCTCCTGCGTCGGCCATGCGCTCGCCTTGGCTCGCTCCGCCTCTCGCCGTGCCTTGTCTAGCTGTTCGGacgtcgtcttcttcttctcctcttcgatGTCCCTCGCTCTTGCCTGCGCCGCGGCGAGCTCGGAGGTCACCCAGCTCAGCTCCTCCTCCAGCGACGGGATGGACGCTAGATGTACGAGGCGAAGCCGCCAATGCCGAGGGTGACGAGCCGATGCCGATGCAAGCGCGTCCACGAATGCCGGCCCGAGCGCTGCCACCGCAGAGACGAAGTCGATGAGATGCGTTGAGGACGGGAGCTCGTTCGTGCTCTGCCGGGCGTCCTCGGAGGGGAACGGAAGCTCGACGATGTCGGCGGCTCCGGTGACGACGAGCCCGGCACGGATGAAGTGCGCGTTGCGTGGGGTGGCGAAGAAGGTGAcggcggaggcgaggcggcggTCGAGGAGGAGGCGCAcgaggtggaggaggacggcggactGCACCTTCCAGACCGGACTAGGCGATTCGGGAAGAACGGGGACGACGTCGCGGTGGGCGGGGAGGGGCTAGGAAGGTGTAGggagaggaagggggaggccaTGCAGGTGCCCGGTGGTGGTgttaccgggccgtggcgtgcgAGCGAGCTCAGGGGAGTGGTGTCTAGGAGCTCCCCTGCTTCTGTCCTATGCACAAGAGGTGTTTGTTTAAATGCCAAagagagaggggagaggaggaagaagaaggttggTGATGACGTGTAGGTCCCATCTGTCAAAAAGGTGTTTAAAAGAGGTGAATCGGGCACTTTCACAATATAGTAGTTTTTAGTCAAAAACTAggcaaaaagtggtagtttttgacACAAATTTGTAAAATGATAGTTTTTGGGCACGTTTTCAtaaattgtggtagtttttggttgaATACTCAGTTGCAGCAGCTATGCAGTTCGTGAAAGGGCGTGAGCTTGGAGCATGTCGACCATACAAAAGATTGAGCAAAAGATATCGTGGTAAAAAACAAAACCTGTGAGCTAGGCAGGGTGGCATGTCGACGGGGATGGCTGTCTCATTCGCAGAGAGGGAAAAAGGAATGGCTATCAGGTGAGAAGGAGCTTTAAAATAGCACCAACAACATCCCATGGCTTTTGCTGGCCAGAACGGGCCGCTTGGGAGATCCGCGTCACGGTGCACCGGTACCCTGGGTGACGCTAGCGTAGCTTCTGGAATCTAGCTTACCTCTCCGCTGGCCGAGGAGGGTACGCTGAATTGTTTGTTTGTCGCAACACTCTTGATTAGCCTCCCTCCGCTGTTTTTTCTAGACTCTTCTAATCGAGTATGTGGTCTTGTTGTCTTCTCCTGCGCTCCACTACTTTTGACATAACCGCTATCATGTTTTTTGTAGAGAATTTTTGTGATGCTTCCAATCAATATGAACAGTCCATTTTGTGTAATCCGATGTTTTTTcttcggaaatgttaacgcccacacgtgtgggcgtttgcacatcgtccacacgcctccatcactacttattttgccacgtatgaatatatgacatcagcagaatttttttttggttttcggcttaaaaatgttgtatctcctaaataaaaaagcaaactaaaaatccgttttcaccattaaatccgtctcgacgagatcttcaaaactagaccccatgttgatatgtttcgacgaatttttttttgccacaagttgccacgatgtttacactgcagttgccatagggcttaaactaaagttgccatgtggcaattttagtttgtagatcatggcaattttagtattttgatgatggcaactccagtactttgaccatgaaaattattttttgtatgaaccatggcaattttacgtgcatgtatcatggcaattttagtttatggttcatggcaagtctagtttcttaattccccgttttataaatgtcaaaatttacttttaaatgtagaagaaaatagctgaaacatatcatggcaacttcagtgtaaacatcatggcaattcatatgtaatagacatggcaacttttaattcaaaaaaaatttcatcaaaacatatcaacatgtgatctagtttcgaagatctcatcgcgagggatttaatggtgaaaacggattttcaatcggatttttcgtttaagtgataaaacattttaaaaactgaaaatccaaaaagattcctgcatgcatgcatgcgatgacgtggcaatctgtttacattagagacgtgtggCGCGTCTCCCTTCCTGTCAgacgtgtggcagttagcgcgaccctTTTTCTTAAAAAACATCAGTGCCAAAGTGCTTCGTGCTATATATGTGGCACTTATTATTTGGATTTCTTAAAGGGTCATCTGATGGTTAGTACTATTACAATTAACTCTTGTAAGGTAAGATATGGACAATAATCTTGTAGGATTAATATGTCATTTCTAATTTTATACCAATAAGAAAATAAATTATCATGTCATTAAAGCATGGTGCTAAACTAGGGAATAAATCATGCATACTGCTACAATTTTCATGTCATTTTTTCAACTGCCACGTCCCTGCCATTAAAACCTAAACGCTGCCACCCTTCCCTTACTCATAACGTAGTATTACTTGAGACATTTACAAACATGTTTGATAGGCATGATGCTGATGCTCAAACCAACAACAACCCAAGCAATTACCAAGAACCTATATTCTCCATGGTTCTCCTTAAATCCATCCATAACAAACACTAAACATTTGTGATTTTGAGGAACATGGTAACCgtattttccatcacatcattacaTTACTTTATACAAAGAACAACATTGACAACAGTTATGAAGAACTAATATTACAATGAATTCAGACTTAGCATACAATACATGCTTGGCTACTTGAGTGAGGTGAATACACAGAACCTTTAACACAATACATAGTTCACaacatcaacacacacacacacaatcataAAACGAGTCCAATAACCACATAGTAGATAGGAATAATAACATGGTAAACCATACCATTTTAGATGATGCGTGTCATTTTTAGTTGTTCACCAGATATCAACACTTTCCTTTTTCAGAAGATCAACCAAATAGTCTTCTTATTATTGACGTTTTCTTTTCAACACTGTCCTTTTTCATAAGATCAACCACAATAGTCTTGTTATGATCGATGCCTTCGTTAGTAAAGAGACGATAATATTCACCGTACTTGGAGTGGATATCCAATTCTTCAAGTTTTGGAAGTGCATTGTTTGCCACAACTCTCTTTAGTTCTTCCACATCAATCATGAGCTTCTTCAGGCAACGAAATCCATCAGGAGAGAAGACAATAAGGTCATCCTTGTAGGAGTTGGAATACAATGAAAGGGTGGCAAGAAAGGGCAGTTGAGCCAGCTTGTCAATGAATTCTTGAGATATGCTTGTTCTCACCAGCGAAAGTGTAATGAGATTAGGAAGGAAAAGGACACAATTCAAGTTAGATGGCAAATCCAGCTTTCCGTCTAGCACAATGAACTTGAGGCGGCGATGGGTGTAGCTAGTGAATAAACTTGATGGAATATTGTCACCTTTGATGATCAGAGTCCTAAGGTTCTCAAGCTTGTTAAGAGCCTCTGAGAGAGCCACCATGTTGCCTTCCAAGGAATTCCCAACCCTTAAGTACTCAAGATGGATCATCTCACCTAACGTCCCAACAAAATCCTGCTCCAATGTATCAAGTTCTATGGAGTCAAGTGTCTGTAGGTGCTTCAACTTGCCAATTTTCTTAGGAAATTTCAGGAAACCACCAAAAACATGCCTCAGTGTCTTAATCGTCCAGAAGGACAATGGGAGCTCCCGAACACTAGTTTCCCTCACATCTAGTGTTTGAAGACTAGTGAGATTTCCGATGGATCATGGGATTTCCTCCAATGAACAAGATGTAATTCCAAGGTACTGCACATGCACAACATTGCCTATTTCATCCGGCAACCTCTTACCAATCTCGATGCCTTGTAGATTGATGACACGGAGGAACTCAGATCTATGCAACAATCCTTGTATATGAGATCTGATGTCTTTGTTCCTCTTCCACTTAGAGATTTCCTTAAGTTGAGGCGAGCAACATAAATAAGTTTGGTCTTCTTTGGGGTTGGAATCTTGCTCAAAATGTGAGAAGATGGATCGTAGCTTTGGCAAAGAACTGGCCAACACAGCATATTTGTCTGTGGAGTTCTGCAGAGAGAGGCGGCGAGCACTTGTTAATGTGGGGATGTCATCACCGTTGTGGACTTCCACAAAACTTGCCTCTTGTGCTTCAAACTGCAAAAATTCATGGACTTTGTTCTGGATGGTCACAAAGATACTGCCAGCACTAGATATATCTTCTTCATCCATATGCACAGGCTTAACAGGATTCCTTGCAATCAACTCATTTAAGTAGATGTACCCCACCTTCTCCATTGTCTTCCCACCTCTTGGTCTTAGGAATCCCTCTGCCATCCACAAACACACCAATATGCGGGGTTCAATCTTGATGTTGGCCGGCAGTGCAGCAAAGTATAAGAAGCAACATTTCAGCTCATGTGGAAGATCATCAAAGCACACAGATAGTATCCTGTGTATTCGCTTCGATTGCTTGGACTTCAGATAGTCAAATACATTGGTCCACTCACTAGGGAACTCCTTGGTTTGTAAGAGACCTGATAGAAGAGCAATACCAAGTGGCAATCCTTCGGTGATATTGTGGATGTCTTGGTGGCGATCATGAAAAATTCCATCTTGCACTTCAATATGGAGTAGCCTATTGTGGAATAGTTGTACAACTGTCTTTTGTCCAAGAGATTCTAAATTAATAATGATATGAGGATAGCCGATAGGTGGCTCTTCAGGTTTTTGTTGTGTGATATGCACTATTCTACTGCCTTTAGCACCATTTTTGAGGCTAAGCAGAATGTCCTTCCAATCAGTGCTGCTAACTTCACCATCTATCACTAGCAAGTATTTCTGGCCTCTTATTTTTTTCTTTAAAAGCTTCGTTGACATTGCTTCTTGTGCAATTATTTCCATCTTCTATTAGTTTTTGAAAAATTTGCCATTGAATATTGGTTGCCGTCATATAAGGTGCAAAACTCTCCATTGCATGAACAATAAATTTTTTCTTATCTATCTTATCATATACTTCTCTAACGAGAGTTGTCTTGCCAACACCACTTTTTCCAACCACCGAGATTACAACTGGATGATGATGATATTCATTCTCTTCTTCAGTGGGAGGAAGAATAGCATTCTCCACTTTCTTCCGGTTATGATCATGTATTGGCATATGTGGTGGCACTAAGTCATCCCTGCAGTTCAGTCATCATTAATTGTTAGTACTTGGTAGTATTtagtaagtactccctctgtaaactaatgtaagagtgtttagattactaaaatagtgatctaaacgctcttatattagtttacggagggagtatatttttaatGTATAAGTTAGGATTCCTATGTTCTGCGGGAGTAAGATGAGCATTCTCTAGTTTCTTTTGGTCATCTTCGTGTATGGCACATGCGGTTGTAGTAAATCACCCATTTAATTCAACCATTGTTACTTGTTAGTAATTCTTAGTAGTTAGTAATTGAACTTTAAATGAATCATGTTACAACTCAATATTATTGTAGTGCATTATAAATCCTTTCTACGGACTTAAAGTATTGAAGGTTGAACCTAGGTAACTTTCCTTTCCAATACCTACTCGTAATGCATGTTGTGTACGAAGAAACCATGC is a window encoding:
- the LOC123046863 gene encoding thioredoxin-like protein CXXS1 — translated: MDVEIQRPREVGSCRVVKVDKEAAWELFTTQAANEGRTVAAHFGASWCVTSLSMNYKFEELAQTHPDMLFLFVDVDDVPGVSSKLGVKAMPTFFLIKGKEVVKKIVGANSDELHKMVDASDDDSLGSAVTALPDIVIEK